One Cryptomeria japonica chromosome 9, Sugi_1.0, whole genome shotgun sequence genomic window carries:
- the LOC131071637 gene encoding LOW QUALITY PROTEIN: xyloglucan endotransglucosylase/hydrolase protein 31 (The sequence of the model RefSeq protein was modified relative to this genomic sequence to represent the inferred CDS: substituted 1 base at 1 genomic stop codon) has product MAFRIMSPLLCLNMNVLLLLMLKMADHFTPLLAAGGDNDSILQQPTVPLLNYLRVSTFSEGYANLWGGQHQNVSEDAYSVTLTLDSSSGSGFKSKEAYMYGFFSAAVKLQEGYTAGIITSFYLSNSQVYEGWHDEIDIEFLGTIPGEPYKLQTNVYGNGTGDGNLIGREQQFHLWFDPTQDFHNYSVLWTPSQILFLVDGIPIRRFPKTKNLGVIYPSKPMSVYATIWDASSXATDGGKYKANYTYEPFLSSYTNFQTIGCDEKDNYCSKVLLDGCLVSRHLNKKQIVDLKYVRKNYMTYDYCQDLQRYPKGSMPECPAQPSDSY; this is encoded by the exons ATGGCATTCCGTATCATGTCACCCCTCCTCTGCCTTAACATGAATGTGCTGCTACTTTTAATGCTAAAAATGGCAGATCATTTTACACCACTTTTGGCTGCTGGTGGTGACAATGATAGTATTCTTCAACAGCCAACAGTGCCCCTTCTCAATTATTTGAGAGTATCCACGTTTTCTGAAGGGTATGCCAATCTATGGGGAGGCCAACACCAAAATGTTTCAGAAGATGCTTACTCTGTTACACTCACATTAGATAGCTCATCTG GTAGTGGGTTCAAGTCAAAAGAGGCTTACATGTATGGCTTCTTCAGCGCTGCTGTTAAACTCCAGGAGGGATATACTGCAGGAATCATCACTTCTTTCTAT CTTTCGAATAGCCAAGTTTATGAAGGATGGCACGATGAGATAGACATAGAGTTCTTGGGAACAATACCTGGAGAGCCATACAAATTGCAGACCAATGTTTATGGCAACGGTACAGGAGATGGAAATCTGATCGGTAGAGAGCAACAATTTCATCTCTGGTTCGACCCAACTCAGGATTTCCACAACTACAGTGTTCTCTGGACGCCTTCTCAAATCCT ATTTTTGGTGGACGGTATCCCCATAAGGAGGTTTCCGAAGACAAAAAATCTTGGAGTGATATACCCATCAAAGCCAATGTCTGTGTATGCAACAATTTGGGATGCATCTTCATAGGCGACAGATGGGGGGAAATACAAGGCCAATTATACGTATGAGCCCTTCCTTTCCAGTTACACCAACTTCCAAACGATTGGATGCGATGAAAAGGATAACTACTGCTCCAAAGTGCTCTTAGATGGCTGTTTGGTTTCTCGGCATTTGAACAAAAAGCAAATAGTTGATCTGAAATATGTTAGGAAGAATTATATGACATACGACTACTGCCAAGATTTGCAGCGATATCCCAAGGGTTCCATGCCTGAATGCCCAGCACAACCATCCGATTCATACTAA